The sequence CCTGAAAGTTCAAAAACAGAGATATTATCTCCAAAACCGGATCAAAAGACAAAAGCAGAAACGCCTCCTGCACCTGGTGCCGTTACCAAAACCTATGTTGATCGTGATCCTGCGGGTGAAGACGATACAATAGATGGCATGACAATGCTGTATATTGGTGGTGCTGTTGGTGTTATAGCTATTGGTGCTGTTGCTCTGTCTGGAGGGGGAGGTGGTGACTCATCTGATTCTGCAGGATCTTTACCTGCACCGACTGAGACACCCGTTGGCCCTGATCTTAACGGGACCAACTGGGGCGGTTTCTTGAGCATACATGACAAGGCTCATGTCGGGTATCAGACCATATCGGCATCTATACGACACAGTGGACGTGTTGTAGAGATTCTTACCACTTCAAATCTCGATTATGGGCAATATTTCACTGGAACGATATCGAGTGGTGGCCATATGCTTCTGTATGACAGTATAACTGGGGAAGACTGGACAACTCATGCTGCGAGTGCCACTGCCAATAGAGTTGATTTGTACGATTTCGTTGACAATTATGCAGATACTGATCAGATGTTGCTCGTCAGGTAACAGAAAATTAGTATAAAGTGAGTTTGATCTTTAGGGAATTTTAGATGAATTTTTAATTCTTGAAATATCAGTATGAGATTGAGCCGCAAATTTTAGGGAGAGATATACTTTGTTACTTTCTGTTGTAGTTCCTCTTTATAACGAAGAAGAAAATGTTCAGCTTTTATACGATGAACTTAAAGAGGTTCTGAACTTAATCGAGGACGACCACGAAATCATTTTTATCGATGATGGAAGCCAGGATACGAGCCTTGAAATTCTTCAAACCATCCAGAAACAGGATGACAGTGTCATTGTCGTCAGTTTTAGAAGGAATTTCGGCCAGACGGCGGCCATGTCAGCAGGCTTTGATTATGCGCGAGGAGATGTGATTGTTACCATGGATGGTGATCTGCAGAATGATCCCCATGATATACCTAAGTTACTTGAAAAGATTAAGGATGGGTATGATGTGGTTACCGGCTGGAGATTTGACCGGCAGGATGCCTTTATCAGTCGAAAACTCCCGTCCATGATTGCTAATAAAATTATCTCTGTAACCACCGGGGTAAGTCTGCACGATTATGGTTGCACTCTAAAGGCTTTCAGGAAGGATGTTGTGAAGGGAATACGCCTCTATGGAGAAATGCATCGTTTTATCCCTGCTATTGCCAGTGGTATGGGGATTTCCTTCACTGAAGTAAAAGTGAATCACAGGGCTCGTCGTTTCGGAACTTCCAAATATGGGATTTCTCGTACCATCCGGGTGGTTCTTGATTTGATGACAGTTAAATTTCTTTTGAGTTATGCCACAAGGCCACTTCATGTTTTCGGGACGGTGGGTGTTCTGTCTGCAGGAGCAGGGTTTGTGATAGCTCTTGTGATGACGTTACAACGTTTTTTTGCAGGTGTTGGGTTGTCGGACAGGCCACTTCTGCTTTTAGCCGTGTTGCTGATATTTATGGGGGTTCAGTTTATCACCATGGGGCTTCTTGCTGAAATTGTGGTACGAACCTATCACGAGTCCCAGGAAAAACCGATTTATTATGTACGTAAGGTTATAGGCATTGTCTCAGGGAAGTCCGAACAGGTCTGATTACTTCCTATGCAAATGGACATTGTCATTCCAAACTTTAATGGAAAAGTTTTTCTGCGGAGTTGTCTTGATTCGCTAAGACGTCAGAATTGTTCTGATTTTAGAGTTATTGTCGTAGACAATGGCTCAAGCGATGGCTCTATTGACCTGCTTGCCCTAGAGTATCCCGAGGTGAAAGTCATTTCCTGGGCCGAAAACAGAGGTTTCAGTGCTGCTGTCAATGCTGGAATTGTCGCGGGTTCCAGTCCTCTTGTTTTTTTATTAAATAACGATACGGAACTTGATGAGCAGTGTCTTGATAAACTTATCGCTGCTGCCCGGGAAAAGACGGAATACGATTTTTTTGCCGCCAAGATGTTAAACTACCATGACCGGGACTATCTTGACGGGGCAGGTGATGCGTTTCTCCGGGGTGGGGTTGGCTACAGGCTTGGTACCATGGAGTCTGATGGTGATTTTTATAATGTTTCCAGGCAGGTGTTTGGTGCTTGTGCAGGGGCGGCATTGTATCGAAGGGATTTTTTGGAGGAACTCGGAGCTTTTGATGAGGATTTCTTTGCCTACCTTGAAGATGTTGATCTCAACTTTAGGGCAAACAGCCGAGGGAAAAAATGCTGGTATGTCTCCGAAGCCAGAGTGTATCACATTGGCAGTGCTACGACAGGATCGAAGATCAACCCTTTTACTGTGAGTCTTTCCACCAGAAATAACCTATGTCTACTGGTTAAAAATTATCCACTATCCTTGTTGCTGCGTTTCGCTCCGGCTATCTGTGTGTATCAGTTTTGCTGGCTCTGTTTTGTTGTGAAAAAGTTTCAACTCTTCGCCTACTGCAAAGGAATTGTCAATTTTCTTTCGATATTGCCTGTAATGATTGCGAAACGTAAAGGAAACCTGAGCATGGCAGCACTGAGCAGTGCTGAACTTGCTGGGCTTATGTGCAGCGCCGAGCGGGAAGCTATTCACTCTATCATGCGCAGACGTGAAGAAAATGGAAAAGGGAATCGACTCTTTTCCATATATCAGCGCTTATTCCTCTAAATCAGTTGCCCCTATGTTGCCGAAAGTGGCTGCCATTGTTGTCTCTCATAATTCCAAGGCAACCCTTGAACGGTGTATCGCCGCACTGGAAGCTCAGGATCATTGCCTTGAGAGCATAATCCTGGTTGACAGTGGCTCCAGCGATAAAGAATATCTCGATGCTTTTAAACGGAGAAAATCCGTGCGATTGCTGCTCGCTGACAATATCGGTTTTTCCAGAGCAAATAATCTTGGATATGAATCCCTTTCTCCGGATGCTGATTTTGTCCTTTTTGTGAATCCTGATCTTTTTTTGCCACCAGACTCTATTGCAACAGCCCTTCCTCTATTTGAAGAAAAACCCTTGATTGCAATGCTTTCAGGCAAGCTACTCGGATATGATATCGAGCATGATAGGCCCAGTGGCAGGATTGATTCCACTGGAATTCAACGAAAATGGTATGGACGCTGGTTCGACCGGGGCCAGGGGCAATGTGACAATGGCCAGTATGATGAGCCTGAAGAAATGGATGCTCTCTGTGGTGCCCTGCTCCTTTGCAGGAACGCAGCTTTGCAATCCCTGCCCGGCCCTGTTTTTGATCCTGTTTTTTTTCTCTACAAGGAAGATATCGAGCTCAGTCTCCGTCTGAGAAAACTTGGCTGGAAACTTTTATATACTCCTGTATTATGTGCCTATCACTGCCGTGGCTGGAAAGGGGAGAGGCAGAAAATGTCTTATGCGCTGCGTGTCACTGCCGTGAAAAGTGAACTGCTGTTATATAAAAAACACCCATCTCCCTATGTTCTCTTTGCACTCCTTAAATATGTGCTGGTAACAGTATTTCGTCTTTAGAAAAGGTCTGAATGAAAGTGCCAAGCAATTTTCCCCGTATATCTGTTATTATCCCGACTCTTAATGGTGGCAGTAGGTTCCGGGAATTGCTGGAGCAACTTTCCCTTCAGACTGTTACTCTTTATGAGTTACTGGTTGTGGATTCCAGTTCTACAGATGACACCTGTCGTATCGCCGAAGAGTTTGGTGCTACAGTTATCACCATCAGGCGCGATGCGTTTGATCATGGGGCCACAAGAAGTATGGCTGCAAAACAGGCAGATGGCGAATTACTTCTCTTTTTTACCCAGGATGCTGTTCCGGTGAGTCATGATCTTCTCCAGAAGTTAATTGACCCCTTACTCCATGATTCATCCGTTGCCATCAGTTATGGACGGCAGTTGCCAAACTCTGATGCATCCCTCTTTGCGAAAACATTACGAATGTTTAACTACCCTGATAAGTCGGTTGTTCGTCAATTCTCCGACAGGGCACGACTTGGCCTCAAAACTGCATTTGTTTCTAACTCCTGTGCGGCCTATCGTAAATCTTCCCTTAAACAGGTAAACTATTTTGCAGAAAACCTGATCTTCGGTGAAGATACCTGTGCCGCTGGAAGATTACTCCAGAAAGGGTTTAAAATTGTGTATGTGGCGGAAGCTCCTGTTTACCATTCACACAATTATACTCTGAGCCAGGAATTTCGTCGTTCATTTGATATTGGCGTACTCCACAGGGTTGAACACTGGCTTCCTGAAACCTTTGGACGTGCAGAGGGTGAGGGATTGAAATACATCAAATTTGAATTAACCATGATTCTGGAACAGAAGAAATTTCATCTGCTGCCGCTGTTTTTTTGTCGTAATCTGGTAAAATTTATTGGCTATAAATCGGGTAACAGGTATGGTACCCTGCCTTTGTGGCTTGTACCACATCTTAGTATGAATTCGAACTGGTGGCAGAAATCAGTAAAACGTTAAAGTTTCAGGTGTTTGCATGTTGTATTTATAATTATGAATATGCTTTCCACAAATCTCAGGGAACAGAGCTCCATTATGGCCAGGCTGCTGCATGTCTTTGACTGCATTGTTGTCGTTGGCTTTTTGTGGCTTCTTCTCATCTGGTACAGAGTTCCCTGGACCCCTTACTATACGCGTTTTGCGATAATTACCACCGTTCTCTGTCTGATCACCTTTCAATCTTTCCAGCTTTATCGATCCTGGCGGGGATGGAAATTTTTTCAGGAATTTATCGTTATTCTAAGAGCCTGGGGGACGGTTGTCGGTCTTCTCCTGTTTTATTTTTTCGTTTTCAAGATATCCCATGCCTATTCACGGGTGGTTTTTCTCATCTGGTCACTCTCTACTCCCGTCCTCCTTTTTACAATGCACGTGGCAGCGAGGAAAGTCCTCCATTATTTTCGATCTCAGGGGAAAAATGTGCGACATGCAGTGGTTGCTGGTGCTGGTGATCTTGGTGTCTCTCTTGCCAGGGAGCTAGAGACTATCCCCTGGGCAGGTATTGATGTGATCGGTTTTTTTGATGATAAGGTCGAGGAAAGTGCCCAGTTACAGGAGATGGGAAAAAGCATTTTGGGTGATATTGCTACTCTTCCTAAATATCTTGAGAGCAATGATATTGACTACGTATATATTGCGCTTCCCATGCGTGCCGAAAAAAAGATTTTTAAAATCCTGCGGGAATGTCGTTCCCTGGGGGCTCGTATTTATCTGGTACCAGATCTCTATGTTTACGGCCTGCACCATGCTGAAATACAGTCCCTTGGAAGCCTCCTTATCTTAAATTTTAATCCCAATACCGAGTGGAAACGAAGTTTTGATGTGATTTTTTCAAGCCTGGTGCT comes from Desulfocapsa sulfexigens DSM 10523 and encodes:
- a CDS encoding glycosyltransferase family 2 protein, translated to MLLSVVVPLYNEEENVQLLYDELKEVLNLIEDDHEIIFIDDGSQDTSLEILQTIQKQDDSVIVVSFRRNFGQTAAMSAGFDYARGDVIVTMDGDLQNDPHDIPKLLEKIKDGYDVVTGWRFDRQDAFISRKLPSMIANKIISVTTGVSLHDYGCTLKAFRKDVVKGIRLYGEMHRFIPAIASGMGISFTEVKVNHRARRFGTSKYGISRTIRVVLDLMTVKFLLSYATRPLHVFGTVGVLSAGAGFVIALVMTLQRFFAGVGLSDRPLLLLAVLLIFMGVQFITMGLLAEIVVRTYHESQEKPIYYVRKVIGIVSGKSEQV
- a CDS encoding glycosyltransferase family 2 protein; its protein translation is MQMDIVIPNFNGKVFLRSCLDSLRRQNCSDFRVIVVDNGSSDGSIDLLALEYPEVKVISWAENRGFSAAVNAGIVAGSSPLVFLLNNDTELDEQCLDKLIAAAREKTEYDFFAAKMLNYHDRDYLDGAGDAFLRGGVGYRLGTMESDGDFYNVSRQVFGACAGAALYRRDFLEELGAFDEDFFAYLEDVDLNFRANSRGKKCWYVSEARVYHIGSATTGSKINPFTVSLSTRNNLCLLVKNYPLSLLLRFAPAICVYQFCWLCFVVKKFQLFAYCKGIVNFLSILPVMIAKRKGNLSMAALSSAELAGLMCSAEREAIHSIMRRREENGKGNRLFSIYQRLFL
- a CDS encoding glycosyltransferase family 2 protein gives rise to the protein MLPKVAAIVVSHNSKATLERCIAALEAQDHCLESIILVDSGSSDKEYLDAFKRRKSVRLLLADNIGFSRANNLGYESLSPDADFVLFVNPDLFLPPDSIATALPLFEEKPLIAMLSGKLLGYDIEHDRPSGRIDSTGIQRKWYGRWFDRGQGQCDNGQYDEPEEMDALCGALLLCRNAALQSLPGPVFDPVFFLYKEDIELSLRLRKLGWKLLYTPVLCAYHCRGWKGERQKMSYALRVTAVKSELLLYKKHPSPYVLFALLKYVLVTVFRL
- a CDS encoding glycosyltransferase family 2 protein, with amino-acid sequence MKVPSNFPRISVIIPTLNGGSRFRELLEQLSLQTVTLYELLVVDSSSTDDTCRIAEEFGATVITIRRDAFDHGATRSMAAKQADGELLLFFTQDAVPVSHDLLQKLIDPLLHDSSVAISYGRQLPNSDASLFAKTLRMFNYPDKSVVRQFSDRARLGLKTAFVSNSCAAYRKSSLKQVNYFAENLIFGEDTCAAGRLLQKGFKIVYVAEAPVYHSHNYTLSQEFRRSFDIGVLHRVEHWLPETFGRAEGEGLKYIKFELTMILEQKKFHLLPLFFCRNLVKFIGYKSGNRYGTLPLWLVPHLSMNSNWWQKSVKR
- a CDS encoding sugar transferase — protein: MNMLSTNLREQSSIMARLLHVFDCIVVVGFLWLLLIWYRVPWTPYYTRFAIITTVLCLITFQSFQLYRSWRGWKFFQEFIVILRAWGTVVGLLLFYFFVFKISHAYSRVVFLIWSLSTPVLLFTMHVAARKVLHYFRSQGKNVRHAVVAGAGDLGVSLARELETIPWAGIDVIGFFDDKVEESAQLQEMGKSILGDIATLPKYLESNDIDYVYIALPMRAEKKIFKILRECRSLGARIYLVPDLYVYGLHHAEIQSLGSLLILNFNPNTEWKRSFDVIFSSLVLVCVSPLLLIIAWLVKFQDGGPVFYRHRRITSAGKEFDCLKFRSMVENADLKLEQLLSEDPKLRKEWDTSFKLQDDPRVTRLGKFLRKTSLDELPQFFNVLKGEMSVVGARPIVDKELTDFYKESAGRYCSMKPGITGPWQVERRSDSNTSYDERVGMDDWYILNYSLWTDIKIICKTIKRVFDGRGAV